From one Nonomuraea polychroma genomic stretch:
- a CDS encoding class F sortase, protein MARPGRVVLAGAVTGLLLFAFGRGMQQTDSTSVANVVPESIDIPSIDVEAPLMKLGLEKNGDVELPPYEKPKVAGWYSGSAVPGEKGASVIIGHVDTKTAPAVFYKLGRLRKGETVKVERSDGKTVTYKVDSIEQVHKDRFPTRRVYVEEGLRLVTCGGKFDYAKGEYLDNIIVYASQV, encoded by the coding sequence ATGGCCCGCCCAGGACGGGTGGTGCTCGCGGGGGCCGTGACGGGACTGCTGCTGTTCGCGTTCGGCAGGGGCATGCAGCAGACCGACTCCACGTCTGTCGCGAACGTCGTACCCGAGAGCATCGACATCCCCTCCATCGACGTCGAAGCCCCGCTGATGAAGCTCGGCCTGGAGAAGAACGGCGACGTCGAGCTGCCGCCGTACGAGAAGCCCAAGGTGGCCGGGTGGTACTCCGGCAGTGCGGTGCCCGGCGAGAAGGGCGCCTCAGTGATCATCGGCCACGTGGACACCAAGACGGCGCCGGCCGTGTTCTACAAGCTCGGGCGGCTACGCAAGGGCGAGACCGTGAAGGTCGAGCGCAGCGACGGCAAGACCGTGACGTACAAGGTGGACTCGATCGAGCAGGTGCACAAGGACAGGTTCCCGACCAGGCGCGTGTACGTCGAGGAGGGGCTCAGGCTGGTGACCTGTGGCGGCAAGTTCGACTATGCCAAGGGCGAATACCTGGACAACATCATCGTCTACGCTTCGCAGGTGTGA
- a CDS encoding aminoglycoside phosphotransferase family protein: MSHPPAAGTRVPWHEVHPEVRAAVEEFLGGRVVEASTQPGGFSPAAAVRLRTEGGRRAFVKAVGPEPNPDTPGIYRSELKIAAALPASVPAPRLLTGFELAGWVVLVFEDIEGGRHPELPWRRDELDRVLEAVESMSAALTPSPIDAPRIEEVFGPKFDGWRKLTKEDPDGLDPWALRHLAELAELESGWVAAAAGDSLVHADLRADNILLTDDRVYIVDWPWACLGPPWFDRMGMLISVGMQGGPPPHELFTDPDQAVTAVLAALTGFFVRQSRQPDPPGIPTVREFQRAHGVIALDWLRRRTGWS, from the coding sequence GTGAGCCATCCTCCTGCGGCCGGTACGCGGGTGCCCTGGCATGAGGTGCACCCGGAGGTGCGCGCGGCCGTCGAAGAGTTCCTGGGCGGGCGTGTGGTCGAGGCGAGCACGCAGCCAGGCGGGTTCTCGCCGGCCGCCGCGGTGCGGCTGCGTACCGAAGGGGGCAGGCGTGCCTTCGTCAAGGCCGTCGGTCCTGAGCCCAATCCCGACACACCGGGGATCTACCGGTCTGAGCTCAAGATCGCCGCTGCTCTGCCCGCGTCCGTGCCCGCACCCCGGCTGCTGACCGGGTTCGAGCTGGCGGGGTGGGTGGTGCTGGTCTTCGAGGACATCGAGGGCGGCCGTCATCCGGAGCTGCCGTGGCGGCGCGATGAGCTCGATCGGGTGCTGGAGGCGGTCGAGAGCATGTCGGCGGCGCTCACGCCCTCGCCGATCGACGCGCCGCGGATCGAGGAGGTCTTCGGGCCGAAGTTCGACGGCTGGCGCAAGCTGACGAAAGAGGACCCCGACGGGCTCGACCCGTGGGCCCTGCGCCACCTAGCCGAGCTGGCCGAGCTGGAGTCCGGGTGGGTCGCGGCCGCGGCGGGCGACAGCCTGGTCCACGCCGACCTGCGGGCGGACAACATCCTGCTCACTGACGACCGGGTCTACATCGTGGACTGGCCATGGGCCTGCTTGGGGCCACCCTGGTTCGATCGGATGGGCATGCTGATCTCGGTGGGCATGCAGGGCGGGCCGCCGCCGCATGAGCTGTTCACCGACCCGGATCAGGCGGTGACGGCGGTCCTCGCCGCACTCACCGGCTTTTTCGTGCGGCAGTCCCGGCAGCCGGACCCACCGGGGATCCCCACGGTCAGAGAGTTCCAGCGAGCCCACGGCGTGATTGCGCTTGATTGGCTGCGGCGACGTACCGGCTGGTCCTGA
- the tsaB gene encoding tRNA (adenosine(37)-N6)-threonylcarbamoyltransferase complex dimerization subunit type 1 TsaB: MLVLAFDTATPAVTAALHNGERVLAESTTIDARRHGELLVPTIERVLSEARATLRDVTAIVAGSGPGPYTGLRVGLMTAQGLATTLGVPAYGICTLDAVAYGSGLEEPFLVATDARRKEVFWARYADMRTRLDGPFVDRPAQVPVEGLPVVGAGADLYRDVLGQSDAPLYPFAGALAALAAERLADGTPLGPPRPIYLRRPDAVVPGAPKRVTA; this comes from the coding sequence GTGCTGGTCCTGGCCTTTGATACCGCGACGCCTGCCGTCACCGCCGCGCTCCACAACGGTGAGCGGGTGCTTGCCGAGTCCACGACGATCGACGCGCGGCGCCACGGCGAGCTGCTCGTGCCCACCATCGAGCGGGTGCTGAGCGAGGCGCGCGCCACGCTGCGCGACGTGACGGCCATCGTGGCGGGCAGCGGCCCCGGCCCCTACACCGGGCTGCGCGTCGGCCTGATGACCGCGCAGGGTCTCGCGACCACGCTGGGCGTGCCCGCGTACGGCATCTGCACGCTCGACGCGGTCGCCTACGGCAGCGGGCTCGAGGAGCCGTTCCTGGTGGCCACCGATGCGCGGCGTAAAGAGGTGTTCTGGGCGCGTTATGCGGACATGCGCACCAGACTCGACGGGCCCTTCGTGGACCGGCCCGCACAGGTGCCGGTGGAGGGATTGCCGGTGGTGGGAGCGGGCGCGGACCTTTATCGCGATGTTCTCGGACAGAGCGACGCGCCCCTCTACCCCTTCGCCGGGGCCCTGGCCGCACTCGCGGCCGAGCGGCTCGCGGACGGCACCCCGCTCGGCCCGCCCCGCCCGATCTACCTGCGCCGGCCCGACGCCGTGGTGCCCGGGGCGCCCAAGAGGGTGACGGCATGA
- the rimI gene encoding ribosomal protein S18-alanine N-acetyltransferase has translation MKLRPMTAADLPAVMAIERATFPLDAWSEGMMRGELDDMPRSRHYVVALVDEEIVGYAGLAAAADQADVQTIAVLEKHQGTGIGSAMLTELLAEAHRRGAREVFLEVRADNPRAQTVYRHFGFEEIGTRRRYYDDGTDAIMMRRKLDG, from the coding sequence ATGAAGCTCAGGCCGATGACCGCGGCCGACCTGCCGGCGGTCATGGCGATCGAGCGGGCCACGTTCCCGCTCGACGCGTGGAGCGAAGGCATGATGCGCGGTGAGCTGGACGACATGCCGCGTTCGCGCCACTATGTGGTGGCGCTGGTCGACGAGGAGATCGTGGGCTACGCCGGGCTCGCCGCCGCGGCCGACCAGGCCGACGTTCAGACGATCGCGGTGCTGGAGAAGCATCAGGGCACCGGCATCGGCAGCGCGATGCTGACCGAGCTGCTGGCCGAGGCGCACCGCAGGGGTGCGCGGGAGGTGTTCCTCGAAGTACGCGCCGACAACCCGCGCGCACAGACCGTTTACCGGCATTTCGGGTTCGAGGAGATCGGCACCCGCCGCCGCTACTACGACGACGGCACCGACGCGATCATGATGAGAAGGAAGCTGGATGGCTGA
- the tsaD gene encoding tRNA (adenosine(37)-N6)-threonylcarbamoyltransferase complex transferase subunit TsaD, producing the protein MADEPLVLGIETSCDETGIGIVRGHTLLANTIASSMDEHARFGGVVPEVASRAHLEAMTPTVEAALAAGGLKFSDIDAIAVTAGPGLAGALLVGVAAAKSYALGLGVPLYGVNHLAAHVAVDQLEHGPLPKPCVALLVSGGHSSLLLVPDVAQDVISLGSTVDDAAGEAFDKVARVLGLPFPGGPHIDRAAREGSGTAIAFPRGKIDDGTLDFSFSGLKTAVARWIEARERAGESIHVADVAASFQEAVVDVLTRKALQACRKYDVADLLIGGGVAANSRLRALAQERCDAAGVRLRVPRPGLCTDNGAMVAALGSNLVTAGVTPSSLEIPADSSLPITTVHV; encoded by the coding sequence ATGGCTGACGAACCACTGGTCCTGGGCATCGAGACGTCCTGCGACGAGACCGGCATCGGCATCGTCAGGGGTCACACGCTGCTGGCCAACACCATCGCCTCCAGCATGGACGAGCACGCCAGGTTCGGCGGCGTGGTGCCCGAGGTCGCCTCCCGCGCCCACCTGGAGGCGATGACGCCGACCGTGGAGGCCGCGCTGGCCGCGGGCGGGCTGAAGTTCTCCGACATCGACGCCATCGCCGTCACCGCAGGGCCTGGGCTCGCCGGCGCGCTGCTGGTCGGGGTCGCGGCGGCCAAGTCCTACGCGCTCGGCCTCGGCGTGCCGCTCTACGGCGTCAACCATTTGGCCGCGCACGTCGCCGTCGATCAGCTGGAGCACGGGCCGCTGCCCAAGCCGTGCGTCGCCCTGCTGGTCTCCGGCGGTCACTCGTCGTTGTTGCTCGTGCCCGACGTGGCCCAGGACGTGATCTCGCTCGGTTCGACGGTGGACGATGCGGCGGGGGAGGCGTTCGACAAGGTAGCGCGGGTGCTCGGGCTGCCGTTCCCCGGCGGTCCGCACATCGACCGGGCCGCCCGAGAGGGCTCCGGCACGGCGATCGCCTTCCCGCGCGGGAAGATCGACGACGGCACGCTCGACTTCTCCTTCTCCGGGCTCAAGACGGCTGTCGCACGCTGGATCGAGGCGCGGGAGAGGGCGGGCGAGTCCATCCACGTGGCCGACGTGGCCGCGTCCTTCCAGGAGGCCGTGGTGGACGTGCTGACCCGCAAGGCGCTGCAGGCCTGCCGGAAGTACGACGTGGCGGACCTGCTGATCGGCGGCGGCGTGGCGGCCAACTCCCGGCTCCGGGCGCTGGCCCAGGAGCGGTGCGACGCGGCCGGGGTGCGGCTGCGGGTGCCCCGTCCGGGCCTGTGCACCGACAACGGGGCCATGGTCGCCGCCCTGGGCTCGAACCTGGTCACAGCCGGTGTCACACCCTCGAGCCTGGAGATCCCCGCCGACTCCTCCCTGCCGATCACCACGGTCCACGTCTGA
- a CDS encoding apolipoprotein A1/A4/E domain-containing protein: MRDLLQRAAQDHVYEQRTQGAVLDEIRQRLEGMEWLLREVRERELGGLSGTLESVNGRLEDIAARPPMWAEGLAQHVEAVRDHVDAVGERVGHVDARVGPVTELPSIWADLGTVGENVDEALKRLQSVLNTTDGITKGMSDFATMLANLNSSMEAAASRFTRLDKSVAELATRTDRVESAIGGLSEDVNERLAGVTEQMAVKVDTVVQRLTTRMEDTSELLTGRMGEMDRRLTTRLDETDQRLITRLDEADQSLTIRLDDTHHRLTAKLDETDHRLTTKLDEADQRLTARLEETDRHLTARLDETDERLAVRLDAADERLAVRLKEADAQLHDRLADAEQRLTTRLDETDQHLAVQLGESEQRLTARLDGVDARLDRAEGRLVGLDTRLTGFDGRLESADECLADIDTRLDGLDGRMGGVDKRLSGMDSRLGAVDKRLGTMDGHLARHDDRFDALDVRMDTRFTALDERVAATDQRLGETATRNEGRFNRLDSQMDAIDERLVEAEEHLSGRFDTIDGHLGGLDTRFNGLDTHMDGLATRAEQAGAHLEAVDDRIEAVSERVSRLPAALGISELQSQTGEQAARLAAAADTLTDLVRSRPDRDELAETVTGIVEPAATDLTKRLSALEETMLALAEALLRPSRTKD; the protein is encoded by the coding sequence ATGCGTGACCTGCTCCAGCGCGCCGCCCAAGACCACGTGTACGAGCAGCGCACGCAGGGCGCCGTGCTCGACGAGATCCGCCAGCGGCTCGAGGGCATGGAGTGGCTGCTGCGCGAAGTACGCGAGCGCGAGCTGGGCGGGCTGAGCGGCACCCTGGAGTCGGTCAACGGCCGGCTGGAGGACATCGCCGCCAGGCCGCCGATGTGGGCGGAGGGCCTGGCACAGCACGTGGAGGCGGTACGCGACCACGTCGACGCGGTCGGCGAGCGAGTGGGCCACGTGGACGCCCGCGTCGGGCCGGTCACGGAGCTGCCGAGCATCTGGGCCGACCTGGGCACCGTGGGCGAAAACGTGGACGAAGCGCTCAAACGCCTGCAGTCCGTGCTCAACACCACCGATGGCATCACCAAGGGCATGTCCGATTTCGCCACGATGCTGGCCAACCTCAATTCCAGCATGGAAGCCGCCGCCAGCCGATTCACCAGACTCGACAAGTCGGTGGCCGAGCTGGCCACCCGTACCGACCGGGTGGAGTCCGCGATCGGCGGCCTGTCCGAGGACGTCAACGAGCGCCTGGCCGGCGTGACCGAGCAGATGGCCGTCAAGGTCGACACGGTCGTGCAGCGCCTGACGACCCGCATGGAGGACACCAGCGAGCTCCTGACCGGGCGAATGGGCGAGATGGACCGGCGTCTCACGACCCGGCTCGACGAAACGGACCAGAGGCTCATCACCCGGCTCGACGAGGCCGACCAGAGCCTCACCATCAGGCTCGACGACACCCATCACCGCCTCACCGCCAAACTGGACGAGACCGACCACCGCCTCACGACCAAGCTCGACGAGGCCGACCAGCGGCTCACGGCTCGTCTGGAGGAGACCGACCGGCACCTGACCGCCCGGCTCGACGAGACGGACGAGCGCCTCGCGGTACGCCTCGACGCGGCGGACGAGCGCCTCGCCGTACGCCTCAAGGAGGCCGACGCGCAGCTCCACGACCGCCTGGCCGACGCCGAGCAGCGCCTCACCACCCGGCTCGACGAGACCGACCAGCACCTGGCCGTGCAGCTCGGCGAGAGCGAGCAGCGTCTGACGGCCAGGCTGGACGGCGTGGACGCCAGGCTCGACCGGGCCGAGGGCAGGCTGGTGGGCCTGGACACCAGGCTCACCGGGTTCGACGGCCGGCTGGAGTCCGCCGACGAATGCCTGGCCGACATCGACACCAGGCTCGACGGTCTCGACGGCAGGATGGGCGGCGTCGACAAGCGGCTCTCGGGCATGGACAGCCGGCTCGGCGCGGTGGACAAACGGCTGGGCACCATGGACGGCCACCTGGCCCGGCACGACGACCGTTTCGACGCGTTGGACGTACGCATGGACACTCGCTTCACCGCGCTCGACGAGCGAGTGGCCGCCACCGACCAGCGCCTGGGCGAGACCGCCACCCGCAACGAGGGCCGCTTCAACCGCCTCGACAGCCAGATGGACGCGATCGACGAGCGGCTGGTCGAGGCCGAGGAGCACCTGAGCGGCCGCTTTGACACGATCGACGGCCACCTGGGCGGGCTCGACACCCGCTTCAACGGCCTCGACACCCATATGGACGGCCTGGCCACCCGCGCCGAGCAGGCCGGCGCCCACCTGGAGGCGGTGGACGACCGGATCGAGGCCGTCAGCGAGCGCGTGAGCCGGCTGCCCGCGGCCCTGGGCATCTCGGAGCTCCAGTCGCAGACCGGCGAGCAGGCCGCGCGCCTGGCCGCGGCCGCCGACACGCTGACCGACCTCGTCAGGTCCCGCCCCGACCGCGACGAGCTGGCCGAGACCGTCACCGGCATCGTCGAGCCCGCGGCCACCGACCTCACCAAGCGCCTCAGCGCCTTGGAGGAGACGATGCTGGCACTGGCCGAGGCGCTGCTGCGACCCAGCAGGACCAAGGACTGA